Genomic segment of uncultured Flavobacterium sp.:
TTCAATCTCTTATTCAGATTCGGGGAAAGCCAAATTATATCAAATTTGGAATAAAGAAATCGTGATTCCGGGTTTGAAATTAAATGAAGACGATTATACTAACATTGCAATGAATCTGGCAATTTTTAAACATGAAAAAGCAGATGAAATCTTAAATAAAACCAGAGCAACAATTACAAATCCGGACAAACAAAAGCGATTTGAGTTTTTGCTTCCTTCTTTATCCAAAGACGAATCGGTTCGATCTGCTTTTATGGAATCTTTAAAAGATGATAAAAACAGAGAAAAAGAATCTTGGGTTTCTGTTGGTTTGGCTAATATTCATCATCCTTTACGTCAGGAAAATGCGCAAAAATATATTTGGTTTTCGTTAGATTTGATTGATGAAATTCAGCGTACCGGAGATATTTTCTTTCCGAAAGACTGGCTCAATAATACGATTGGGAAATATTCTTCGAAATATGCTTATGATGAAGTACAGCGTTTCTTAAAAGAAAACCCTAATTTTAGTCCGATATTAAAACGAAAATTATTGCAGGCGACAGATGGTTTGTACCGCGCCCAAAATATTAAAAAAGAAACCGAATGAAAATCGAATCGGAAATAGAGAAAATATCCAGTTTTCAGCATCTCGAAATGTTGGCCAATCAGGTTGTAGAAGGTTTTATATCCGGAATGCATAAAAGTCCGTTTCATGGATTTTCGGCTGAATTTGCTGAGCATAAAGTGTATAATGCTGGAGAAAGTACCAAACATATTGATTGGAAGTTGTTTGCCAAAACAGATCGTTTGTATACCAAACGTTTTGAGGAAGAAACCAATTTACGTTGTCATCTTATTGTTGATAATTCGTCCTCGATGCATTATCCGGAATTAAAATCAAATCAGCTTTTTTATCAAAAGAAGATTGGTTTTGCGGTTCTGGCATCAGCAGTTTTGATGAATATCTTAAAGAAACAACGCGATGCTGTGGGTTTGAGTGTTTTCTCAGACAGTTACGAATATTATGCTCCGGAAAAAGGAAGCGATCGCCATCATAGAATGTTGCTCAATAAACTAGAGCAATTATTAGAACAGCCAAAACTCAAAAAAAGTACTGATACTATTACTTATCTGCATCAAATTGCAGAGAAAATGCATCGTCGCTCGATGATTATTTTGTTTACAGATATGTTTCAGTCAGAAGATGAGGAAAAGTTATTTAATGCTTTGCAGCATTTAAAACACAATAAACATAAAGTAGTTTTGTTTCATGTTGTCGATGATAAAACCGAGCTCAAATTTGATTTCGATAATGCACCAAGAAAATTTATAGATCTGGAATCTGGCGAAGAAGTATCGATTTTTGCCGATAACGTAAAAGTAGAATACGAAAAAAGGGCAGAGGAATACTTTAAAAAACTGTCTTTGACTTGTGCAAAGAATCAAATTAAATATGTTCCTGTCAATGTTGAAGATAATTTTGAAAAAATATTGACTACATATTTAGTTGAAAAACAAAACTTTGGCTAATAATTTAAAAATATATTTAATTTTTTTTAGCAAAACACTTGCAGAAACGAAATTCTGTACTATCTTTGCAACCGCAATAACGCAGAGGTTTGGTAGTTCAGTTGGTTAGAATACATGCCTGTCACGCATGGGGTCGCGGGTTCGAGTCCCGTCCAGACCGCAATATTGGGAAAAGCCTTTCTGTTAAGAAAGGCTTTTTTGCCCAAAAACGGTATCTAAGATTAGTTGTGTTGTTTGCTACGACTTTGTAACTCGTAGCTGGTTTAGTAGTTAGACCAATGAAAAGCTTTCCACTTTTGTGGATGGCTTTTTTGATTTATAGCCATTTGGTAAATTCCAATTCTTTAAATTCCAAATTTTAATTTTTAACTGCAAAGCACGCTAAGATATCTTAAAGAATGTAAAGTTCGCAAAGCTAATAATTGATAAAGCTTTGCGAACTTTGTGTTTATTTAGGTGATCAATAAAAAATCTTTGCGCTCTTTGCGGTTAAAAAGAAAGAAAGTTCTTCTTTTTTGGTTTGAATGTGGAATTTTAAAATATTGGAATTTAGTAGATTAAAATTTTATTGATTTTTATTTGCAAAAACCCTTGCAGAATCAAAGTTCTATTGTATTTTTGCACTCACAATAACGCAGTTGGTTTGGTAGTTCAGTTGGTTAGAATACATGCCTGTCACGCATGGGGTCGCGGGTTCGAGTCCCGTCCAGACCGCAATATTGGAAGAAGCCTTTCTTAACGGAAAGGCTTTTTTATTTTAGAAGGTTTTCTAAAATAAATCCCAATCTTTTAAAATTCCAAATTCCAATGATATCAGTATTCAATTGGAATTTGGAATTTTTTATTTGGAATTTTATTTCCCTATATTTATATCAGAAGAAAGATATTCAATTACTTCAATGGAACATTCCGGTCAGAAACTAGATAAGTATTACATCAAAAAAGTAGATGCTGATAAAAAAAGCATTTACTGTCACCACGATTTGATGGGAGAATTGTTCATTCCACCGCATAGACACAACAAAGCGCAAATGCTCTATGCGGAAGGGGATGTAGTTTTTGTAACGACAGAAACAAAAACCTATTTTTTGCCGGCAAGACATTTTATTTGGATTCCGAGTGGAGTGGAGCATAGTATTGAACCGAAATCAGAAAGTGTTACGATGAGGAATTTGTATTTTCCGATTGAAAAAGAAGAAGATAACTTTTATAAAGTAGAAGGGATTTATCCGGTGAATAACTTACTGCTGCAAATGATGCTTTTTACCAATCGATGGAATGGTGATCTTAAAAAAGGAACGCCAAACTTTGCCATTGCTAAAGCCATAAAAGCGATTCTTCCTCAAATTTGCACCAATAATTTACCTTTAGAATTACCACAGCCAAAAGACAAGCGACTCGGAAAAATTCTGCGTTATATTGAGAATAATCTGGGCGAAACGATTCTATTTGCAGATGTCGCGCATGAATTTGGCTATAGCGAACGCTCTTTGTATCGCTTGTTTCAAAAAGATCTCAAAATGTCATTTATTCAATATTATACCATTCGCAGAATCTTAAAAGCGATTGAACTTTTATTAGAAAGAAAACTTTCGGTAAAGGAGGTAGCTCAGGAAGTTGGTTACAATAGTGTTCCGACTTTTAGCAACACTTTTTTCAAAATTTTAGGACAAAGACCTTCTGATTACTTAAATGGCGAAGAGATTTTAGAACGAAAATAATTTTTTATTTCA
This window contains:
- a CDS encoding DUF58 domain-containing protein; translated protein: MKIESEIEKISSFQHLEMLANQVVEGFISGMHKSPFHGFSAEFAEHKVYNAGESTKHIDWKLFAKTDRLYTKRFEEETNLRCHLIVDNSSSMHYPELKSNQLFYQKKIGFAVLASAVLMNILKKQRDAVGLSVFSDSYEYYAPEKGSDRHHRMLLNKLEQLLEQPKLKKSTDTITYLHQIAEKMHRRSMIILFTDMFQSEDEEKLFNALQHLKHNKHKVVLFHVVDDKTELKFDFDNAPRKFIDLESGEEVSIFADNVKVEYEKRAEEYFKKLSLTCAKNQIKYVPVNVEDNFEKILTTYLVEKQNFG
- a CDS encoding AraC family transcriptional regulator; protein product: MEHSGQKLDKYYIKKVDADKKSIYCHHDLMGELFIPPHRHNKAQMLYAEGDVVFVTTETKTYFLPARHFIWIPSGVEHSIEPKSESVTMRNLYFPIEKEEDNFYKVEGIYPVNNLLLQMMLFTNRWNGDLKKGTPNFAIAKAIKAILPQICTNNLPLELPQPKDKRLGKILRYIENNLGETILFADVAHEFGYSERSLYRLFQKDLKMSFIQYYTIRRILKAIELLLERKLSVKEVAQEVGYNSVPTFSNTFFKILGQRPSDYLNGEEILERK